The Betta splendens chromosome 12, fBetSpl5.4, whole genome shotgun sequence genome contains the following window.
GTGGAAGTATTGTCTGTGTTCACATGTTTTTCTACAGGATTACActcaaatagaaaaaaaaaatcaccctTGAGCTGTTTCCTGTAACTGTGGCAACGAGAAGCTCCATCCAATCGAATGTCTTTGCTGCGTGTTTGGGAAGCACACCGTTTCCTGCGGTTTTCACTGGCTTCCTCCCATTGGTGTGGTCAGGACTCTGCTTTGGGTCATGGAAAGCCACACAACATACTAGACAGACCTCAGCCGACTGCATTTTCCTGTTTTgggtatttgtttttttcttttaaatttatcTTCAATTTCATCAGATTTGATTGATGTAAGTTTGACTTTGCTTTTGTAATATATTAAGACTCTTATTAGTTagaattataattaattacaaatgtATGTTGAATAGATtgttgtaataaatatataattttaagCTGCAGGTAAAAtaattgtatttgtttattttttattacaatCACAACTAATTACGTAACGTGTAGATTAGTTAGATGCTGTTTTCTAGGTTCTCATTTTTATAGTCATTTTTCAAGCCCCTGACAGTGGCACAatggttcaatcccctcagtaAGTTGCGTCAGGAAAACTGGCCAAATCTATCATGCAAATCATTTTCTGCGGTGTCCCCTAATGGGATAAGCTGAACGGAGTTACCTTTCATTCAGTAACTTTTCATGCTGACTGTGCTCCATTACAGTTGAAGTCCACGGCATGGCcacagtgtttctgctgctgaaatcaCCAAAGGCCCAACTTTCAACATGGCAAAATAATTGACATAAACTCCTCACAACTCCAATAAAAACAGCAGTGATGCAGGTTGGTCACGAGGTCACCAGCAACGGCCTTTTTCAGACTCATTCCCAACAGAGACGTCCAATCCCACTAGACACCATCCAGCCCATCTACGTCCGAGCCATCATCAACCCTAAGCGCGGGATGGAGGAAGCCCTCCAACCACAAGCACCGCAGCAGCCTAATACCTGTGGATCATCTGGTGCTGAGAAATCCTGCTTGGATATAAGGGTGGCTGTGTTTCTGGTGACTCTGGCTGGAGCTGTGATACTGCTGCTACTCTACAAGCTCTTACAAGCGAGACACAGGTGAGGATTTGGAATATACactaaaatactgtatatatacacatatactgcatacacacacacaatatacaCACTGTACTGCAATTTGGGGGATAAGTCATTGTGTAATACATTTCACATGTGTGCATATTGTTGGTGAATATTATCATCCAGGTGAGCTTGTCtcaaagttgagtcatgtcaactgaaCATCTTTTCTAGAAGACATCTACTAAAATAAGCACACGCACTTTGCAAGGCCAGGGTTTCctacttcatttttttttaagtgttgaACTACAAAGTGCTCAATACAAAGTGCTCAATAACGGTTAAATGGGGTCAAGTCTGGACAAGACTAGGACTCCTGTATCCAAAGTAACAAGATGAAAAGGGGTCAAAAGCCTGTTATGGGTTTCACAGACACAGTATTTTAATGACTCAGATAGATTCTCTGCTTTAGCTTCTGACTGCCTTTGAGGAGCCCAACTAAAATTCACCTGCAGACTGTTTAATGTGTTGTTCTTCAGACTCAGCGTGGCCAGGGCGATGCATGCAGTGGAGTACTACAgcttctaccacactgccacctACACCCTCAAACACCCCGGTCCATGTCAGGACCCACCACCCAAGAACGGGACCGTCGGCGACGCTCCGCCGGTTCTGGCTGTGGCCACAGTCAAACCCGTTGATATCACTCCGCTCCCACTGGCACCAACACCTTCCCCAGCGGCTCCTGCCctacctccaccacctcctccacccgtcCGCGCTCCATCCTCATgccctcctgcacctcctgtacTGGCTGTGCCCCTGCCTGTCGTATATACCACCCCGCCCAGCCCTCACCCGTCACTGGGAGCTTGCTCAGACACTGACGTCTACTCTCGTATCGGGGCTTTCAGGCCCTCGAGGCTTTCCAGCCTCTCCACCCATTCAACTGTGATACTTTTTGAACACTCGTCTCTTTGACTTGGGACCAATGATGCAAATGTGAACTGTACTGGACCGTTCAATATATTCCTTCCAGACGTTGACAGATATGCTTCTATCGAGAAATTAGGATATAATGAAGTTTGGACAACTAAAAAAATACCAGCCTTTGGCCAGAACCGCGAAAGAGAATTCCAACACAAAACACCTTTGTTCTGTTCTTACAGTAACTACTGTAATACCACTTCTCTCTGTCATCCTTTC
Protein-coding sequences here:
- the LOC114866567 gene encoding uncharacterized protein LOC114866567; its protein translation is MQVGHEVTSNGLFQTHSQQRRPIPLDTIQPIYVRAIINPKRGMEEALQPQAPQQPNTCGSSGAEKSCLDIRVAVFLVTLAGAVILLLLYKLLQARHRLSVARAMHAVEYYSFYHTATYTLKHPGPCQDPPPKNGTVGDAPPVLAVATVKPVDITPLPLAPTPSPAAPALPPPPPPPVRAPSSCPPAPPVLAVPLPVVYTTPPSPHPSLGACSDTDVYSRIGAFRPSRLSSLSTHSTVILFEHSSL